The Prevotella fusca JCM 17724 genome includes a window with the following:
- a CDS encoding 3'-5' exonuclease, protein METNSYTPSLDKYQIPVVEASQGHHLVLASPGCGKTHILAERIRHARERGVKYEDMLCLTFTNRAAREMTNRIQKVVGGDFSELMVGNVHRFCSKFLFEQGRIPADSAIIDDEEAVSIIADYRNEDEEGVTKDFNRYKGYQTIIFFQHFIYQMEHRHPWKYYLHPESFTDDDREAVKHICASQKIEYDKQAVVNIYHHAQEYMDEANVPGLDGKLADRIRVLLWKMYYAGCYARYKEENHLFDFEDLLLYTYDIYSSDPTCKRYPWIQVDEVQDLNGMQLAIIDLLTAEDHPMVMYLGDEQQAIFSFMGAKVETLTLLKMRCKGNIHHLQRNHRSPKYLLEIFNDYAEKQLKIDRELLPVSDNDTKATPGDLRIIHCNTTEMERQDVTEEAIRLYERNNDERTAIIVSANSDADRISDTMTQAGLTHFKVSGRDLFDKPEVKLLLAHLSVLANEHNSIAWTRIMKGVRAFPSHALARRFNWKLKQLALSPSDFLLYPGSCYTTEFLRAYDEEEIVVFDTETTGLDVFNDDIIEIAAIRIKGGEIIGKPLDLYIETSKPILPMLGDKENPMYAIYHEKMSADELLTPADALQRFLAYVGTSPILGHNANYDYNILDNNLRRYCNDTILAHDNRCFDSLKLIRLLAPSLHSYKLESLLETFQLTGVNSHQAIDDVKATISLVRLCADKAREKQALQEAFIRHPKVQPFANILRSNYGELYQEAVRRLYTVSTDQVPALVSELSSAYNTLLAERLINEIPRLDYILRYLRIDMLTDETTPNALAPQLSQYIMDINTLKEADFCNSKSILERIYVTTVHKAKGLEFDNVIIYDAANGRYPNAYNKTKLQDEEDARKFYVAMSRAKRRLYIAYAMQMIDRYGRVNNRELTPLMDAIQKYFD, encoded by the coding sequence ATGGAGACAAACAGTTACACACCAAGTTTAGATAAATACCAGATTCCTGTTGTAGAGGCAAGCCAGGGACATCATCTTGTACTGGCATCACCGGGATGTGGCAAGACACATATCCTCGCAGAGAGGATAAGACACGCACGGGAAAGGGGTGTGAAGTATGAGGATATGCTCTGTCTGACGTTCACAAACCGTGCTGCAAGGGAGATGACCAACCGTATTCAAAAGGTGGTGGGAGGTGATTTCTCGGAACTGATGGTGGGTAACGTGCATCGTTTCTGCTCTAAGTTTCTTTTTGAACAGGGCAGGATACCTGCCGATTCAGCTATCATTGACGACGAAGAGGCAGTGAGCATCATTGCTGACTATCGCAATGAGGACGAAGAAGGGGTGACAAAAGACTTCAACCGATACAAAGGTTATCAGACGATTATCTTCTTCCAGCATTTCATCTATCAGATGGAACACCGCCATCCATGGAAGTATTACCTTCATCCAGAGAGTTTTACGGATGACGACAGGGAAGCTGTAAAGCATATCTGCGCCTCACAAAAGATTGAATATGACAAGCAGGCGGTAGTGAATATCTATCATCATGCACAGGAATATATGGACGAGGCGAATGTGCCGGGGCTTGACGGGAAACTGGCTGATAGGATTCGTGTGCTGCTCTGGAAGATGTATTACGCCGGTTGTTATGCACGATACAAGGAGGAGAATCATCTCTTCGACTTCGAGGACCTGCTGCTTTACACATACGACATCTATAGCTCTGATCCCACCTGCAAGCGTTATCCGTGGATACAGGTGGACGAGGTGCAGGACCTTAACGGCATGCAGCTTGCCATCATTGACCTGCTGACGGCAGAAGACCACCCGATGGTGATGTACTTAGGCGACGAACAGCAGGCAATCTTCTCTTTTATGGGGGCGAAAGTGGAAACACTGACGCTGCTGAAGATGCGGTGCAAGGGAAACATACACCATCTGCAACGGAACCATCGTTCGCCAAAATACCTGCTCGAAATCTTCAATGACTATGCAGAAAAGCAACTGAAGATTGACCGCGAACTGCTTCCTGTCTCTGACAATGACACAAAAGCCACCCCTGGCGACCTGAGAATCATACACTGCAACACAACTGAAATGGAACGCCAGGACGTTACCGAAGAAGCTATCCGTCTCTACGAGCGCAACAATGACGAGCGTACAGCCATCATCGTCAGTGCCAACTCGGATGCTGACCGTATCAGTGACACTATGACACAGGCGGGTCTGACTCACTTCAAGGTATCGGGGCGCGACCTCTTTGACAAACCTGAAGTCAAGCTGTTACTGGCACATCTGAGCGTACTTGCCAATGAACATAACTCCATAGCTTGGACGCGTATTATGAAAGGGGTGCGTGCTTTTCCTTCCCACGCCCTTGCCAGACGGTTCAACTGGAAGCTGAAACAGCTGGCACTTTCGCCTTCCGACTTCCTACTATACCCCGGAAGCTGCTACACAACAGAGTTCCTACGGGCATACGATGAGGAAGAAATCGTGGTATTCGACACGGAAACAACCGGATTAGACGTCTTCAATGATGACATCATAGAGATTGCTGCCATACGAATCAAGGGGGGAGAAATCATCGGGAAGCCACTCGACCTGTACATTGAAACCAGCAAACCCATCCTGCCGATGCTCGGCGACAAGGAAAACCCGATGTATGCTATCTACCACGAGAAGATGTCTGCCGACGAACTTCTCACTCCTGCAGATGCCCTGCAACGTTTCCTTGCATACGTAGGTACGAGTCCTATCCTCGGACATAACGCCAACTATGATTACAACATACTTGACAACAACCTGCGACGCTACTGCAATGACACCATATTGGCACATGACAACCGTTGTTTTGACTCGCTCAAGCTGATAAGACTACTGGCTCCAAGCCTTCATTCCTACAAGCTGGAGAGCCTTCTTGAAACCTTCCAACTGACAGGTGTCAACAGCCATCAGGCAATTGATGACGTGAAAGCGACTATCAGTCTTGTACGCCTCTGTGCTGACAAAGCCCGTGAGAAGCAGGCACTGCAAGAGGCTTTCATCCGCCATCCGAAGGTGCAACCCTTTGCAAACATACTTCGCAGCAATTATGGAGAACTTTACCAAGAGGCTGTCAGACGGCTTTATACGGTGTCAACTGACCAAGTTCCCGCCCTTGTAAGCGAACTCTCCTCAGCCTATAATACCCTGCTTGCAGAAAGATTAATCAACGAGATTCCCCGACTGGATTACATCCTCCGTTATCTCCGCATAGATATGCTGACGGATGAGACGACACCCAATGCCCTTGCCCCACAACTCTCGCAGTACATAATGGACATCAATACGCTGAAGGAAGCTGACTTCTGCAACAGCAAGAGTATCCTTGAGCGCATCTATGTAACGACGGTTCACAAGGCAAAAGGGCTCGAGTTTGACAATGTCATCATCTACGATGCTGCCAACGGGCGCTACCCGAACGCCTATAACAAGACGAAGCTGCAGGACGAGGAAGACGCCCGTAAGTTCTATGTTGCGATGTCACGTGCAAAACGCAGGCTTTACATTGCCTATGCCATGCAGATGATTGACCGCTATGGCAGGGTGAACAACCGTGAGCTGACACCTCTGATGGATGCTATTCAAAAGTATTTTGATTAA
- a CDS encoding acyltransferase family protein: MTKEETVMLKGVALLMMLGCHLGSGFGINLIHIGGVPLYDIINKIDVPVQIFTILGGYGLYYVFQKGDKRHLSRIFKLYLHYWVIITIFVTIGYFIDDSSKYPGSFKDVILNYSSFYSSWNYECWFLFPYSFLSLSYPFLFKQMSRLRARYVCLITFVIFLVSSLLISKLGVQYKTSSPALYNLLYLGFLLFPFSLGAMLKRTESFSKLKMLVAKKSYGKILVFTLLIIASIAKYYIPTAIFSPFYAITFIISFVLLSQGKTNIPILATIGHHSMNIWMIHTWFLYYLFPSFIAGFKYVFLEYIALLFVSFIISFVINRIVNLMPLKF; the protein is encoded by the coding sequence ATGACAAAAGAAGAAACTGTAATGCTTAAAGGAGTTGCTCTCCTTATGATGTTAGGTTGCCATTTAGGTTCTGGCTTTGGTATTAATCTTATTCATATAGGAGGAGTTCCTTTATACGATATTATTAATAAAATAGATGTTCCTGTACAGATATTCACAATTCTTGGCGGATACGGTTTGTACTATGTTTTTCAGAAAGGTGATAAGCGCCATCTTAGCAGAATCTTCAAACTTTATCTCCATTACTGGGTAATAATTACGATATTTGTAACAATTGGTTATTTCATAGATGACAGTTCTAAATATCCTGGAAGTTTTAAAGATGTTATTTTGAACTACAGTTCTTTTTATTCAAGCTGGAATTATGAATGCTGGTTCCTTTTTCCTTATTCTTTCCTTTCTTTATCCTATCCTTTTCTATTCAAACAGATGTCTAGATTACGAGCAAGATATGTCTGTTTAATTACGTTTGTTATATTCCTGGTTTCTAGTTTGTTGATTTCTAAACTTGGCGTACAGTATAAAACGTCTTCACCAGCTCTTTATAACCTGCTATACTTAGGATTTTTGTTATTCCCATTCAGTTTGGGTGCAATGCTAAAGCGTACAGAGTCATTTTCTAAACTTAAGATGTTAGTAGCAAAAAAATCCTATGGGAAGATTCTTGTTTTTACATTATTAATCATAGCTTCGATTGCTAAATATTATATTCCCACTGCAATTTTCAGTCCATTTTATGCAATAACATTTATCATATCATTTGTTCTTTTGTCACAAGGAAAGACAAACATACCTATCCTTGCTACTATTGGGCATCACTCTATGAATATATGGATGATTCACACGTGGTTCTTATATTATCTCTTTCCTTCTTTTATAGCAGGATTCAAATATGTATTCTTGGAGTATATAGCACTACTATTTGTGAGTTTTATCATTTCATTTGTTATTAATAGAATTGTTAACTTGATGCCTCTTAAATTTTAG
- a CDS encoding DUF6155 family protein yields the protein MTKLKLKKHLATLPKEDVIRLVLDLYDANKEAKMYLEMYLTPDYSTALEKYKKIIRNEFFPARGFSDKPSFATCRKAISDFKKLKADAISLGDLMLYYIELGCEYTMTFGDMWEQYYTTLETNFDKALKHICEYGLEEHFRQRIKSMLNSTNCGWGFSDTLWDMYYEHFGYQD from the coding sequence ATGACAAAATTGAAACTGAAGAAGCATCTTGCCACATTGCCAAAGGAAGACGTAATAAGACTTGTGCTGGATTTATATGATGCAAACAAGGAAGCGAAGATGTATTTGGAAATGTATCTTACACCTGATTATAGCACTGCGTTGGAAAAATATAAGAAGATTATCCGTAACGAATTTTTCCCTGCTCGGGGCTTTTCTGACAAGCCTTCATTTGCAACTTGCCGTAAGGCAATCTCTGATTTCAAGAAGTTGAAGGCTGACGCCATCAGTCTTGGTGATTTGATGCTTTACTATATAGAGTTGGGATGTGAGTACACAATGACCTTCGGTGATATGTGGGAACAGTATTACACCACATTAGAAACGAATTTTGATAAAGCTCTGAAGCATATTTGTGAATACGGTCTTGAGGAACACTTCAGGCAGAGAATTAAAAGTATGCTTAACTCAACGAATTGTGGTTGGGGCTTTTCCGATACATTATGGGATATGTACTATGAGCATTTTGGTTATCAAGACTAA
- a CDS encoding exonuclease domain-containing protein has protein sequence MQDFAAIDFETANFERCSVCSVGVVVVRGGEIVDSFYSLIQPEPNYYHWRCTQVHGLTCADTDDAPVFSEVWKQIEPMIEGLPLVAHNAPFDKGCLMASFYTYQMDYPDYEFFDTLKAARRKFPHLPNHQLHTVSSACGYELADHHHALADAEACAWIAREIL, from the coding sequence ATGCAGGACTTTGCAGCGATTGACTTTGAAACAGCCAACTTTGAGCGGTGTAGTGTCTGTTCGGTGGGTGTGGTAGTAGTAAGGGGAGGAGAGATTGTTGACAGCTTTTATTCCCTTATACAGCCCGAACCGAATTATTACCATTGGCGATGTACGCAGGTGCATGGACTGACATGTGCTGATACGGATGATGCCCCAGTGTTCAGCGAGGTGTGGAAACAGATAGAACCGATGATAGAAGGTTTGCCGCTTGTGGCACATAATGCCCCGTTTGACAAGGGATGTCTGATGGCATCTTTCTATACCTATCAGATGGACTATCCTGATTATGAGTTCTTTGATACGCTGAAGGCGGCTCGTCGTAAGTTCCCTCATCTTCCTAACCATCAGCTGCATACGGTTTCTTCTGCCTGTGGCTATGAATTAGCCGACCATCATCACGCACTTGCGGATGCTGAGGCTTGTGCGTGGATAGCACGTGAGATTTTGTAG
- the pheS gene encoding phenylalanine--tRNA ligase subunit alpha, whose protein sequence is MLLDKIEELLKEVSTLTAKSADDVEQLRLKYLSKKGEINALMGEFRNVAAEQKKAVGMKINELKQSAQNKINELKDQLETSEAQSDDIDLTRTAYPITLGTRHPLTLVKNEIIDIFARMGFTLYQGPEIDDDQHVFTMLNFAADHPARDMQDTFFIERSSTMDVTKNVLLRSHTSNDEAHYMSTHEPPIRVLCPGRVYRNEAISARAHCFFHQVEGLYVDKNVSFTDLKQVLLTFAREMFGADTKIRLRPSYFPFTEPSAEMDISCNICGGEGCGFCKHTGWVEILGCGMVDPHDLEACGIDSNVYTGYAFGMGVERIANLKYRVSDLRLFSENDTRFLREFEGA, encoded by the coding sequence ATGTTATTAGACAAGATAGAAGAACTTCTCAAGGAAGTGAGCACACTCACGGCAAAGAGTGCCGATGATGTAGAACAACTCCGTCTGAAATACCTCAGTAAAAAGGGGGAAATAAACGCATTGATGGGTGAGTTCCGCAATGTAGCAGCCGAGCAGAAGAAGGCTGTCGGTATGAAAATCAACGAGCTCAAGCAGAGCGCACAGAACAAAATCAATGAACTCAAGGACCAGCTTGAAACAAGTGAGGCACAGAGCGATGACATTGACCTGACACGTACCGCCTACCCTATCACCCTCGGCACACGTCATCCACTGACGCTTGTAAAGAACGAGATTATTGACATCTTCGCCCGCATGGGCTTCACGCTCTATCAGGGTCCGGAGATTGATGACGACCAGCACGTCTTTACGATGCTGAACTTTGCTGCTGACCATCCGGCACGTGACATGCAGGATACCTTCTTCATTGAGCGCAGCAGTACGATGGACGTTACGAAGAACGTACTTCTCCGTAGCCACACATCCAATGACGAGGCACACTACATGTCTACCCACGAGCCGCCGATCCGTGTTCTCTGCCCGGGCCGTGTATATCGCAATGAGGCGATTTCGGCACGTGCACACTGTTTCTTCCATCAGGTAGAAGGTCTTTACGTAGACAAGAATGTCAGCTTTACCGACCTCAAGCAGGTGCTTCTCACCTTTGCCCGTGAGATGTTCGGTGCCGACACGAAGATTCGTCTTCGTCCAAGCTACTTCCCTTTCACAGAGCCAAGTGCAGAGATGGATATCAGCTGTAACATCTGTGGCGGTGAGGGCTGCGGTTTCTGCAAGCACACCGGATGGGTGGAGATTCTCGGTTGTGGCATGGTCGACCCACATGACCTGGAGGCTTGTGGCATTGACTCTAATGTATATACAGGCTATGCCTTCGGTATGGGTGTTGAGCGTATCGCCAACCTCAAGTACCGTGTCAGCGACCTCCGCCTCTTCTCTGAGAACGACACCCGCTTCCTCCGCGAGTTTGAAGGAGCGTGA
- a CDS encoding DUF4348 domain-containing protein, whose translation MKKAFLLVVCVCVAMMAVTTGCSNKKVDGGDSSSTDSTAAELSDTVDSVDSATEMIAATPMPKAADQLFDDFFFNFIANKKLQSSRIKFPLAVVSGEKTTELSRNNWKTDHFFRKQGYYTLIFDNEKQMKFSKSTDLDSVIVEKIHLKKDMVEQFWFDHQDGSWKLNQIRNITYDKSYNASFFAFLSRFFANGGKGYVKSPLAYTGPDPNGEETTTVNTTIPAEEWSSFLPEVPSDMIYNILYGQKYSESDRKILTFRGLANGVETQLIFKHHGKDWRLEKIVAY comes from the coding sequence ATGAAAAAAGCATTTTTACTTGTTGTATGTGTGTGTGTGGCTATGATGGCTGTTACCACTGGTTGCTCTAATAAGAAAGTGGACGGAGGCGACAGTTCGAGTACGGATTCTACGGCAGCAGAGCTGAGTGACACGGTTGACAGTGTCGACTCTGCTACGGAAATGATTGCCGCTACTCCGATGCCAAAGGCTGCTGACCAGCTGTTTGATGACTTCTTCTTTAACTTTATTGCTAATAAGAAGTTGCAGAGCAGTCGAATCAAGTTCCCATTGGCAGTAGTGAGTGGAGAGAAGACAACAGAACTGAGTCGTAACAACTGGAAGACTGACCACTTCTTCCGTAAGCAGGGATATTATACACTTATCTTCGATAACGAGAAACAGATGAAGTTCTCTAAATCGACCGACTTGGATAGTGTCATCGTTGAGAAAATACATTTGAAGAAGGATATGGTTGAGCAGTTCTGGTTTGATCATCAGGATGGCAGCTGGAAGTTGAATCAGATTCGTAACATCACGTATGATAAGAGTTATAATGCTTCTTTCTTCGCTTTCCTGTCACGTTTCTTTGCCAATGGCGGCAAGGGATACGTGAAGAGTCCGCTGGCTTACACTGGTCCTGACCCTAATGGTGAGGAGACAACGACGGTAAACACCACAATTCCTGCCGAAGAATGGTCATCTTTCCTGCCAGAAGTACCGAGTGATATGATTTATAATATCCTCTATGGGCAGAAGTATTCAGAGTCAGACCGGAAGATTCTTACTTTCCGTGGACTGGCTAATGGTGTGGAAACCCAGCTTATCTTCAAGCATCATGGAAAAGACTGGCGGCTGGAGAAGATTGTAGCCTATTAA
- a CDS encoding sugar O-acetyltransferase: MKSERQKALDGELFNAVDPELQHIILRTKRLLRELNSCDYADRDGKRRIIEQMFGSVGESIHIDMDFHCEYGINIHLGNWVVINMNCTFVDNNRIDIGNDVLIASDVKIYTATHPVNAKDRMISGGGWNVYAQPVKIEDGVWIGGGAVILPGVTIGRNAVIGAGAVVTKDIPANAVAVGNPARVIRYQEE; this comes from the coding sequence ATGAAAAGTGAACGTCAGAAAGCCTTGGATGGTGAATTGTTCAACGCTGTTGACCCAGAGTTGCAGCACATAATCCTGCGGACAAAACGCCTGCTGCGCGAACTGAACAGCTGTGACTATGCTGACCGGGACGGCAAGCGTAGGATTATCGAGCAGATGTTCGGCTCTGTCGGTGAAAGTATACATATCGACATGGACTTTCATTGTGAGTATGGTATCAATATACACCTGGGTAACTGGGTCGTTATCAACATGAACTGTACGTTCGTAGACAACAATCGTATTGACATAGGCAATGATGTTCTCATTGCATCAGACGTGAAAATTTATACAGCTACGCATCCAGTCAATGCCAAGGACAGGATGATTTCCGGTGGAGGATGGAACGTCTATGCCCAACCTGTCAAGATAGAAGACGGCGTATGGATAGGAGGTGGTGCGGTTATCCTGCCTGGCGTGACGATTGGCCGTAATGCCGTTATAGGCGCAGGGGCTGTGGTAACAAAGGATATTCCAGCCAATGCGGTCGCTGTCGGTAATCCGGCAAGGGTCATCAGATACCAGGAAGAATAG
- the murB gene encoding UDP-N-acetylmuramate dehydrogenase → MKTEFNYSLLKHNTFGIDAKCQRFVEYNSVEEAQEVVRSLKDEDYPLLILGGGSNLLLTGDYKGTVLHSGISFVEQIDEERVRCGSGYVWDDFVDYCVSHNLYGAENLSIIPGECGASAVQNIGAYGVEAKDLIEEVEAVEISTGKVHHFKNAECAYSYRQSKFKHEWRDKFLITSVTYRLSKTYQPKLDYGNIRAALAEQGIEHPTAAELRQTITNIRNAKLPDPKVTGNAGSFFMNPIVPKAKYDELAARYERMPHYTIDAEHEKIPAGWMIEQCGWKGKTLGRAGVYDKQALVLVNLGGATGADIVRLYKTIQHDVKEKFGIEIHPEVNTSPN, encoded by the coding sequence ATGAAAACAGAGTTTAACTATAGTCTGCTAAAGCATAACACCTTCGGCATTGACGCTAAATGTCAGCGTTTTGTCGAATACAATTCTGTAGAGGAAGCACAGGAGGTTGTGCGTTCCCTGAAAGACGAAGACTATCCGTTACTGATACTTGGTGGTGGTAGTAACCTGCTACTCACGGGTGACTATAAGGGCACTGTACTGCATTCGGGCATCTCGTTTGTCGAACAGATTGACGAAGAACGGGTACGCTGCGGTTCGGGATATGTGTGGGATGATTTTGTTGATTATTGCGTTTCGCATAACCTTTATGGGGCAGAGAACCTCTCGATTATCCCAGGTGAATGTGGAGCAAGTGCTGTGCAGAACATCGGTGCGTATGGAGTTGAAGCCAAAGACCTGATTGAAGAGGTTGAAGCTGTTGAGATTTCCACTGGCAAAGTGCATCATTTCAAGAATGCTGAATGTGCATACAGCTATCGCCAGAGTAAATTCAAGCACGAATGGCGTGACAAGTTTCTTATCACATCTGTCACTTACCGGCTTTCCAAGACTTACCAACCCAAGCTCGACTATGGTAATATCCGTGCGGCATTGGCTGAACAGGGCATAGAACATCCTACTGCAGCTGAACTTCGCCAGACGATTACCAATATCCGTAATGCCAAACTTCCTGACCCTAAGGTGACGGGTAATGCGGGCAGTTTCTTTATGAACCCTATTGTTCCAAAGGCAAAATATGATGAACTGGCGGCTCGGTATGAGCGTATGCCTCACTATACAATCGATGCCGAGCATGAAAAGATTCCTGCTGGTTGGATGATTGAACAATGTGGTTGGAAAGGTAAGACGCTTGGTCGTGCAGGTGTTTACGACAAGCAGGCATTGGTGTTGGTGAACCTTGGTGGTGCAACAGGTGCGGATATAGTCCGCCTCTATAAGACTATCCAGCATGATGTGAAGGAGAAGTTTGGGATTGAGATACATCCGGAGGTGAATACCTCCCCCAACTAA
- a CDS encoding MBL fold metallo-hydrolase produces MSNEHSVRHSLPSEGLGEVLTFLGTGTSNGVPVLGCNCEVCKSKDPRDKRLRTSALLETANTRIVIDCGPDFRQQMLPQPFCKIDGLLVTHIHYDHVGGVDDVRPYCRLGDIDVFANADTCAGLRHNFPYCFAENLYPGVPRLNLHAILPHSHIRIGDIEVVPITVMHAQLLILGYRFGKLAYITDMKTIDDAELPYLEGVETLVVNGLRWEREHHSHQLIPEAIAFSRRVGAKRTYLTHLTHQIGLHEVAQKQLPEGVFFAYDGLRVEV; encoded by the coding sequence ATAAGCAACGAGCATTCCGTTAGGCACTCCCTTCCTTCGGAGGGGTTGGGAGAGGTTCTCACCTTCCTTGGCACAGGCACATCCAACGGAGTCCCTGTACTTGGTTGCAACTGCGAGGTATGTAAGAGTAAAGACCCACGCGACAAACGATTGCGCACTTCTGCCCTGTTGGAGACAGCAAATACCCGTATTGTTATCGACTGCGGTCCTGACTTTCGCCAACAGATGTTGCCACAACCTTTCTGCAAGATTGACGGACTGTTAGTTACGCATATCCACTATGATCATGTGGGAGGTGTTGATGATGTACGCCCCTATTGTAGGCTGGGGGATATAGATGTCTTCGCTAATGCAGACACCTGTGCTGGACTGCGGCATAATTTCCCTTACTGTTTTGCTGAAAATCTTTATCCCGGAGTACCCAGATTGAATCTTCATGCCATTCTGCCTCATTCTCATATACGGATAGGGGATATAGAAGTGGTGCCCATTACCGTGATGCACGCACAGTTACTCATCCTCGGTTATCGTTTTGGAAAACTTGCTTATATAACGGATATGAAAACGATAGACGATGCGGAACTTCCTTATCTTGAGGGGGTTGAAACCTTGGTGGTAAACGGCTTGCGTTGGGAGCGTGAACATCATTCGCATCAATTGATACCTGAAGCAATAGCGTTCAGCAGGCGAGTAGGGGCTAAGCGGACTTACTTAACCCATCTTACGCATCAGATTGGTTTGCATGAAGTGGCGCAGAAACAGCTTCCGGAGGGGGTGTTCTTTGCGTATGATGGCTTGAGAGTTGAAGTGTAA
- the pyk gene encoding pyruvate kinase, giving the protein MKQTKIVCSISDRRCDVDFLRKLFFSGMNVVRMNTAHASPDGIKEIIRNTRAVSPHLALLIDTKGPEVRTTAVEEPIHYKVGDMVKIFGRPDVDSSKDIINVSYPDFARDVKVGDHVLFDDGALDMLVIESVGPMLVAQVQNEGELGSRKSVNVPGEHIELPALTEKDRSNILLAIEEDIDFIAHSFVRSAADVHEVQKILDEHNSDIKIISKIENQEGVDNIDEIIDASYGIMIARGDLGIEVPIEQIPGIQRSIINKCIMKKKPVIVATQMLHTMINNPRPTRAEVTDIANAIYSHTDALMLSGETASGKYPVEAVQTMSRIAEAAEVDAHKRGHVTVPMTNRNDQREFLSRSAIEATEQLGVKGIITDSETGQTARNLAAFRGPHPVLAICYKDKVQRWLNLSYGVIAVYQQQHKSNQEMFTAALRMLRQKGYIDLEDKIAYLSGSFGTGSGTTFLEINKVGDVFDQSYRFHLPEGSYSKGTEEA; this is encoded by the coding sequence ATGAAACAGACAAAGATAGTATGTTCTATTAGCGACCGACGTTGTGATGTCGATTTCCTGAGAAAACTTTTCTTCTCGGGTATGAATGTCGTCCGTATGAATACTGCACATGCCAGTCCTGACGGTATCAAGGAGATTATCCGCAATACACGTGCAGTGTCGCCACACTTGGCTTTGCTCATTGATACCAAGGGTCCTGAGGTGAGAACTACGGCTGTTGAGGAGCCTATTCACTACAAGGTGGGTGACATGGTCAAGATCTTTGGTCGTCCAGATGTGGATTCTTCTAAGGATATTATCAATGTTTCTTACCCTGATTTTGCCCGTGACGTGAAGGTGGGCGACCATGTTCTCTTTGATGACGGAGCATTGGACATGCTTGTTATAGAGAGTGTTGGACCTATGCTGGTGGCTCAGGTGCAGAACGAGGGTGAGCTTGGTTCACGCAAGAGTGTGAATGTCCCGGGTGAACATATAGAGCTTCCTGCACTTACAGAGAAAGACAGAAGCAATATCCTGTTGGCTATTGAGGAGGATATCGACTTCATCGCTCACTCTTTCGTGCGGTCAGCTGCCGATGTGCATGAGGTTCAGAAGATTCTTGACGAGCATAATTCTGACATCAAGATTATCTCAAAGATTGAGAATCAGGAGGGTGTTGATAATATTGATGAGATTATTGATGCGTCATACGGAATTATGATTGCTCGTGGTGACTTGGGTATTGAAGTGCCGATTGAGCAGATTCCGGGTATTCAGCGCAGCATCATCAACAAGTGTATCATGAAGAAGAAGCCGGTTATTGTGGCTACTCAGATGCTGCATACGATGATTAACAATCCTCGTCCTACACGTGCCGAGGTGACCGATATTGCCAATGCTATCTACAGCCACACTGACGCATTGATGCTGAGTGGGGAGACAGCGAGCGGCAAGTATCCTGTTGAGGCAGTGCAGACAATGTCACGTATTGCTGAAGCTGCTGAGGTCGATGCTCACAAACGTGGACACGTTACGGTTCCTATGACCAACCGCAACGACCAGCGTGAGTTCCTGTCAAGAAGTGCAATTGAGGCAACTGAGCAGTTGGGTGTTAAAGGTATTATCACTGACAGTGAGACCGGGCAGACGGCACGCAACCTTGCTGCCTTCCGTGGTCCGCACCCAGTGTTGGCTATCTGCTATAAGGATAAGGTGCAGCGTTGGCTGAATCTCAGCTATGGTGTCATTGCTGTCTATCAGCAGCAGCATAAGTCAAACCAGGAAATGTTTACTGCTGCCTTGCGTATGCTTCGTCAGAAGGGGTATATTGATCTGGAGGATAAGATTGCTTATCTGTCTGGTTCGTTCGGTACTGGTAGCGGTACGACTTTCCTTGAGATTAATAAGGTGGGTGATGTGTTCGACCAAAGTTATCGTTTCCACCTCCCGGAGGGATCGTACAGTAAAGGAACAGAAGAGGCTTAA